The following are from one region of the Penaeus monodon isolate SGIC_2016 chromosome 19, NSTDA_Pmon_1, whole genome shotgun sequence genome:
- the LOC119585095 gene encoding histone-lysine N-methyltransferase 2D-like, producing MASLSPAPEAAPVSPVPDMASLSPTPEAAPVSPVPDMASLLPAPVSPVPDMASLSTTLEAATEAAPVSPVPDMDSLLPAPVSSPHDMAAGLATPDIAPVSPTPDMASLSPTPDVALLSSALVNATPSDDDVTSPSPMHDMAPPPLVVNNVPSLSSPNDVPSSPVCDVPSPLHANIVSPPSPVSDVPLPSPTHNIASPSPSDGVPSPSLTHDMPSLSPTPDVPSPSPEHDASSSGHGSAASPTLQHEFISTDLPDQDQLKSQSQQDDQTLFAFPTKNLKGQPLSLLQADDPHDRSLSPVGDMNPSPSSSHENEFIFNSPISLHESDSIFNAPSFLHENDSDVSSPPPTPKDIEVKSHSEDVHVVSLHKDDSSYTYSFHDANVLSETLPHDYGVDVNFSSSHNDDTDMQRSLHSEVISSDNVTALKISELAETSILDVAEDVNVIQATELQTNVQESTSKFETESVTESSIMSQRDDNEALSLSTENSDMPLEPSDNREAETENKENSDILDFEDTIQKSHEDLRESVKDALDSGDELDIISQTESSLESMIIKTDLDANSNTASIKEAGELSSIKSEIVMDYVIHSNPETQMDVLPSEKLTKGESIEVLSENYETSLTEETRTFQRSVNTPLFYLKIILQNLLLMSRCTHL from the coding sequence ATGGCCTCCCTCTCACCTGCCCCAGAAGCTGCCCCAGTTTCACCTGTCCCAGATATGGCCTCCCTCTCACCTACCCCAGAAGCTGCCCCAGTTTCACCTGTCCCAGACATGGCCTCCCTCTTACCTGCCCCAGTTTCACCTGTCCCAGATATGGCCTCTCTCTCAACTACCCTAGAGGCTGCCACAGAGGCTGCCCCAGTTTCACCTGTCCCTGACATGGACTCTCTTTTACCTGCCCCAGTCTCATCTCCCCATGACATGGCTGCTGGGTTAGCTACCCCAGATATAGCTCCAGTGTCTCCCACTCCTGATATGGCCTCTCTTTCACCTACCCCTGATGTGGCCCTCCTCTCAAGTGCTCTTGTTAATGCCACTCCATCTGATGATGATGTAACCTCTCCCTCGCCTATGCATGATATGGCCCCTCCACCTTTAGTGGTTAATAATgtgccttcattatcatcacctaatGATGTGCCTTCATCACCTGTTTGTGATGTGCCCTCTCCATTACATGCCAATATtgtgtcccctccctcccctgttaGTGATGTGCCTTTGCCTTCTCCCACCCATAATATAGCCTCTCCTTCCCCGAGTGATGGTGtaccctcaccttccctcacccatGATATGCCCTCACTTTCACCTACCCCTGATGTGCCTTCACCATCCCCAGAGCATGATGCCTCATCCTCTGGGCATGGCAGTGCAGCCTCCCCTACTTTGCAGCATGAGTTCATTTCCACAGACCTCCCAGACCAGGACCAGCTAAAATCTCAGTCTCAACAGGATGACCAGACCCTCTTTGCCTTTCCCACAAAGAATCTGAAGGGACAACCTCTGTCCCTTCTCCAGGCTGATGACCCTCATGACCGGTCCCTCTCACCTGTTGGAGACATgaatccatcaccatcatcatcacatgaaAATGAATTCATCTTTAACTCCCCCATTTCTCTGCATGAAAGTGATTCCATCTTTAATGCTCCTTCTTTTTTGCATGAGAATGATTCTGATGTAAGCTCCCCACCACCTACACCAAAGGATATTGAAGTGAAGTCTCATTCTGAAGATGTGCATGTGGTATCTCTCCATAAAGATGATTCCTCTTATACATACTCTTTCCATGATGCTAATGTGCTCTCTGAGACACTTCCTCATGACTATGGGGTTGATGTTAATTTCTCGTCTTCCCACAATGATGACACTGATATGCAAAGGTCTCTCCACTCAGAGGTGATATCTAGTGATAATGTTACAGCCCTGAAAATCTCAGAACTTGCAGAAACTTCAATTCTTGATGTTGCAGAAGATGTAAATGTTATACAAGCCACAGAATTACAAACTAATGTGCAAGAATCCACTTCAAAATTTGAAACGGAGTCTGTTACTGAATCTTCAATCATGAGTCAAAGAGATGACAATGAAGCTCTGTCACTGTCCACAGAAAACTCAGATATGCCCTTGGAACCTTCAGATAACCgtgaagcagagacagagaacaaggAAAACTCGGACATTCTAGATTTTGAAGATACTATTCAAAAGTCACATGAGGAtttgagagagagtgtaaaagatGCTTTAGATTCAGGGGATGAATTAGATATAATATCCCAAACTGAAAGTTCATTAGAATCAATGATCATTAAGACTGACCTCGATGCTAATAGTAACACTGCTAGCATAAAAGAAGCCGGAGAACTTTCATCAATTAAGTCAGAAATTGTTATGGATTATGTTATTCATTCTAATCCTGAGACTCAAATGGATGTTCTTCCATCAGAGAAACTTACAAAGGGTGAGTCTATTGAAGTTCTCTCTGAAAATTATGAAACCTCTCTTACTGAGGAAACAAGGACCTTCCAGAGGTCAGTGAACACACCTCTattttatttaaagataatattgcAGAATCTCCTGTTAATGAGCCGGTGTACTCATTTGTGA